A single window of Streptomyces xanthii DNA harbors:
- a CDS encoding helix-turn-helix domain-containing protein: MRHAAIPHAPTVPLPRLHRPEQVAEVLGCSTWWVKDRARRRLIPFTRVGRAYRFSDEHLAEIIRMNEARPALPRQQTPVTPTRKSPAPQPASASAVPTSRLRARPPRRARQSQFGTAA, encoded by the coding sequence TTGCGCCACGCCGCGATACCCCATGCCCCGACTGTGCCCCTCCCGCGACTTCACCGTCCTGAGCAGGTGGCGGAGGTCCTCGGCTGCTCCACCTGGTGGGTCAAGGATCGGGCCCGCCGACGACTCATCCCCTTCACCCGCGTCGGCCGCGCCTACCGCTTCTCGGACGAGCACCTCGCCGAGATCATCCGCATGAACGAGGCGCGGCCTGCGCTGCCGCGGCAGCAGACACCGGTCACACCCACTCGCAAATCGCCTGCTCCTCAGCCCGCCTCGGCGTCCGCCGTTCCCACTTCGCGCCTGCGAGCCAGGCCGCCACGCCGAGCACGGCAGAGCCAGTTCGGGACCGCGGCCTAG
- a CDS encoding GatB/YqeY domain-containing protein — translation MTTLKSKLQDDLNAAIKGRDELRSSTLRMTLAAITTQEVAGKEKRELSDDEVQAVIVKEAKKRREAAEAFDKGGRAESAAREKAEGEVLAEYLPQQLSDAELEQIVAQAVEEAKAAGAEGGKAMGQVMKIVKPKVGDRAEGGRVAATVKRLLLG, via the coding sequence ATGACCACGCTCAAGTCGAAGCTGCAGGACGACCTCAACGCCGCGATCAAGGGGCGTGACGAGCTGCGCTCCTCGACGCTCCGGATGACTCTCGCCGCGATCACGACCCAGGAGGTCGCGGGCAAGGAGAAGCGCGAGCTCTCCGACGACGAGGTGCAGGCCGTGATCGTCAAGGAGGCGAAGAAGCGCCGCGAGGCGGCCGAGGCCTTCGACAAGGGCGGCCGTGCCGAGTCCGCCGCCCGCGAGAAGGCGGAGGGCGAGGTGCTCGCCGAGTACCTGCCGCAGCAGCTGTCCGACGCCGAGCTGGAGCAGATCGTCGCGCAGGCGGTCGAGGAGGCGAAGGCGGCCGGTGCCGAGGGCGGCAAGGCCATGGGCCAGGTCATGAAGATCGTGAAGCCGAAGGTGGGGGACCGCGCCGAGGGCGGCCGCGTCGCCGCGACGGTCAAGCGCCTGCTGCTCGGCTGA
- a CDS encoding LacI family DNA-binding transcriptional regulator: MGFGEKRGNYWRGRYKIAPGKHLTVVGEDGKPIRFATKGEAQRAASEAENKYRRGDWRDPALGQETFGEYASRWYEAQDLAASTMQNYKRHIEEHLLPDFEDKALAGILRTDVELWEKKERAVYAASSVKTWRSTLHLIFEDAIDEGLLTSNPAARRRGRGKRAGRSRDRGPEKVITDALGILLTAERAALLSGRDDEFVATVLKGYTGMRWGEVVGLQAEFVRANAVRVEWQLYELDTGELVLCPPKDDSYRTIDSPEWLSALVLNHIARTKPTPCSCHGRTYVFRGQGTARTGGHQGAKLADVAHRAGVSTGTVSNVLNHPDRVREDTRIRVELAISELGFVRGSVPSEYAAHWRRNGFATWLFTPAVSGWYPKKAPQEARPVPILGEPWPGIPARGRGATDRADACWLPIAKGLTPHGLRHTHRTMMEDLGTEKVLMDERMGHIDGSVSARYAHVTPGMRRRLRAGLTEQWEGAIEARLAMSPRTPVRVLDKILHARATVGRT, from the coding sequence ATGGGTTTCGGCGAGAAGCGCGGAAACTACTGGCGCGGCCGCTACAAGATCGCGCCCGGCAAGCACCTCACCGTCGTCGGCGAGGACGGCAAGCCGATCAGGTTCGCGACCAAGGGCGAAGCCCAGCGCGCCGCGAGCGAGGCAGAAAACAAATACCGGCGCGGTGATTGGCGCGACCCTGCGCTCGGCCAGGAGACATTCGGCGAGTACGCGAGCCGCTGGTACGAGGCCCAGGACCTGGCCGCCTCGACGATGCAGAACTACAAGCGCCACATCGAGGAGCACCTGCTCCCCGACTTCGAGGACAAGGCGCTCGCCGGCATCCTGCGCACCGACGTCGAACTGTGGGAGAAGAAGGAGCGGGCCGTGTATGCGGCGTCCAGCGTCAAGACCTGGCGCTCGACCCTCCACCTGATCTTCGAGGATGCGATCGACGAGGGTCTGCTCACGTCCAACCCGGCAGCCAGGCGACGCGGCCGGGGCAAGCGTGCGGGCCGCTCCCGCGACCGTGGTCCGGAGAAGGTCATCACCGATGCACTCGGCATCCTGCTCACCGCAGAGCGGGCAGCCCTGCTCTCCGGCCGCGACGACGAGTTCGTCGCCACGGTCCTCAAGGGCTACACCGGCATGCGCTGGGGCGAGGTCGTCGGCCTGCAAGCGGAGTTCGTGCGTGCCAACGCCGTCCGCGTCGAGTGGCAGCTGTACGAACTGGACACGGGCGAGCTGGTGCTCTGCCCGCCCAAGGACGACAGCTACCGCACCATCGACTCGCCGGAATGGCTGTCAGCCCTGGTCCTCAACCACATCGCCCGCACGAAGCCGACGCCATGCTCCTGCCACGGCAGGACCTACGTCTTCCGAGGCCAGGGCACAGCCCGCACCGGCGGCCACCAAGGCGCGAAGCTCGCCGACGTCGCACACCGAGCCGGCGTCTCCACGGGCACGGTGTCGAACGTCCTCAACCACCCGGACCGCGTCCGCGAGGACACCCGCATACGCGTCGAACTCGCCATCTCGGAACTCGGGTTCGTACGAGGAAGCGTCCCGTCGGAGTACGCAGCCCACTGGCGCCGCAACGGCTTCGCCACCTGGCTGTTCACCCCGGCGGTCTCCGGCTGGTACCCGAAGAAGGCGCCTCAGGAGGCCCGCCCGGTTCCGATCCTCGGCGAGCCGTGGCCGGGTATCCCAGCGCGGGGCCGAGGCGCCACCGACCGGGCGGACGCCTGCTGGCTCCCGATCGCCAAGGGCCTCACACCTCACGGCCTGCGCCACACCCACCGCACGATGATGGAGGACCTCGGCACCGAGAAGGTCCTCATGGACGAACGCATGGGCCACATCGACGGCTCGGTCTCAGCGCGCTATGCCCACGTCACACCGGGTATGCGCCGGCGCCTCAGGGCCGGCCTGACCGAGCAGTGGGAAGGGGCAATTGAAGCTCGACTTGCCATGTCTCCCCGTACACCGGTGCGCGTACTCGACAAGATCCTGCACGCGCGGGCAACCGTAGGACGAACGTAG
- a CDS encoding metallophosphoesterase: MRARYGIPLKVSAGVAAVGAAGLAYSVGFEARSFRLRRVTVPVLPAGMRPLRVLQVSDIHMVSGQRKKQRWLRSLAGLRPDFVINTGDNLSDPEGVPEVLDALGPLMEFPGAYVFGSNDYYGPKPRNPAKYLLEKVQGRHGLNGNPPVVGAIHNPWEDLRDGFDEAGWLNLTNTRGVLKVAGIELGLTGVDDPHIKRDRYDEVAGGPLSGPDFSFGVVHAPYLRSLDAFTADGYPLILAGHTHGGQVCIPFYGALVTNCDLDTDRVKGLSTHEAGGRTSYLHVSAGCGANRYTPFRFACPPEATLLTLAPKRS; encoded by the coding sequence ATGCGCGCGCGATACGGGATTCCCCTGAAGGTCTCAGCCGGCGTCGCGGCGGTGGGTGCCGCCGGACTCGCCTACTCCGTGGGCTTCGAGGCCCGCTCCTTCCGGCTGCGCCGGGTGACCGTCCCGGTCCTGCCCGCGGGCATGCGACCGCTGCGCGTCCTCCAGGTCTCCGACATCCACATGGTGAGCGGGCAGCGCAAGAAGCAGCGCTGGCTGCGCTCGCTGGCCGGTCTGCGCCCCGACTTCGTCATCAACACGGGCGACAACCTCTCCGACCCCGAGGGCGTCCCGGAGGTCCTGGACGCGCTCGGCCCGCTCATGGAGTTCCCCGGCGCGTACGTCTTCGGGTCGAACGACTACTACGGGCCCAAGCCGCGCAACCCCGCCAAGTACCTCCTCGAGAAGGTGCAGGGCCGCCACGGACTGAACGGGAACCCGCCGGTCGTCGGCGCGATCCACAACCCGTGGGAGGACCTGCGCGACGGCTTCGACGAGGCCGGCTGGCTGAACCTGACCAACACCCGGGGCGTGCTCAAGGTCGCCGGGATCGAGCTCGGGCTCACCGGTGTGGACGACCCGCACATCAAGCGCGACCGGTACGACGAGGTCGCGGGCGGCCCGCTGTCCGGCCCGGACTTCTCCTTCGGCGTCGTGCACGCCCCGTACCTGCGCTCGCTGGACGCCTTCACCGCCGACGGGTATCCGCTGATCCTCGCGGGCCACACCCACGGCGGTCAGGTCTGCATCCCCTTCTACGGCGCCCTGGTCACCAACTGCGACCTGGACACCGACCGAGTGAAGGGCCTGTCCACGCACGAGGCCGGGGGCCGCACCTCGTACCTCCATGTCTCGGCCGGCTGCGGCGCCAACCGCTACACCCCGTTCCGCTTCGCCTGCCCGCCCGAGGCGACGCTCCTGACCCTGGCCCCGAAGCGGTCCTGA
- a CDS encoding helix-turn-helix domain-containing protein produces the protein MKDEDATDGGVLLRGETNVAVRIKLEREARGWSTNALSDRLNEAGFEMNPSAVWRIENGKRRINLDEAIGFADVFGLDLRNLVGPPQLAAQARAMELIDDVVDAFRGTQRANAAFTVARDAFDAYVAEHPDIREEAEVAVSSAIAEEASKQLMKTYGPPPSEPGAAAPADEA, from the coding sequence GTGAAGGACGAGGACGCCACAGACGGCGGCGTGCTGCTCAGGGGCGAGACCAACGTCGCGGTGCGCATCAAACTGGAGCGCGAGGCGCGCGGCTGGAGCACCAACGCCCTCTCCGACCGCCTGAACGAGGCCGGCTTCGAGATGAACCCGTCCGCGGTCTGGCGGATCGAGAACGGCAAGCGCCGCATCAACCTCGACGAGGCCATCGGCTTCGCCGACGTCTTCGGCCTCGACCTGCGCAATCTCGTCGGCCCGCCGCAGCTGGCGGCCCAGGCCAGAGCCATGGAACTTATCGACGATGTTGTTGACGCCTTCCGTGGCACCCAGCGCGCCAACGCCGCTTTCACCGTGGCGCGCGATGCCTTCGATGCCTACGTGGCCGAGCACCCCGACATCCGTGAGGAGGCTGAGGTCGCAGTCAGCAGCGCCATCGCAGAGGAGGCCAGCAAGCAACTGATGAAAACGTACGGACCTCCGCCCAGCGAGCCCGGCGCCGCCGCTCCCGCCGACGAGGCATAA
- a CDS encoding Pr6Pr family membrane protein — protein sequence MITPDAGADPAVPVPEGAGAVPLRRRSSALAAAFRALVALAAVTGIVIDLSISNSVLRVLSYFTIQSNILVAVVLAAGALRAWSGRPALPPLVTGGTLLFIGITGLVYHLILANDSSGFSMTDDAAQAVMTGPRQVSNQLLHTVSPIGAALDWLLFTAPGALRLRHAALWLAYPLAYLGFALVRGAIMTPGTPARYPYPFLDVDAHGYAGVLGNGLTFGLAFYGLALALVGLDRIRPAIAPAENRISSQAAGPLK from the coding sequence ATGATCACACCCGATGCCGGCGCCGATCCCGCCGTCCCGGTGCCCGAGGGCGCCGGAGCCGTTCCGCTCCGGCGCCGCTCCTCGGCCCTGGCCGCCGCCTTCCGCGCGCTCGTCGCCCTGGCCGCCGTCACCGGCATCGTCATCGACCTCTCGATCAGCAACAGCGTGCTGCGCGTCCTGAGCTACTTCACGATCCAGTCGAACATCCTGGTCGCGGTCGTCCTCGCCGCCGGCGCGCTGCGGGCCTGGAGCGGGCGCCCCGCGCTGCCGCCCCTGGTCACCGGCGGCACGCTCCTGTTCATCGGCATCACCGGGCTCGTCTACCACCTGATCCTGGCCAACGACTCCAGCGGCTTCTCCATGACGGACGACGCCGCCCAGGCCGTCATGACCGGGCCCCGCCAGGTCTCCAACCAGCTCCTGCACACGGTCAGCCCGATCGGCGCCGCCCTCGACTGGCTCCTGTTCACCGCCCCCGGCGCCCTGCGCCTGCGGCACGCCGCGCTCTGGCTCGCCTACCCGCTGGCCTACCTCGGCTTCGCCCTCGTCCGCGGCGCGATCATGACCCCGGGCACGCCGGCCCGCTACCCGTACCCGTTCCTGGACGTCGACGCGCACGGCTACGCGGGCGTCCTCGGCAACGGCCTGACCTTCGGTCTCGCCTTCTACGGGCTGGCTCTGGCCCTCGTCGGGCTGGACCGGATCCGCCCCGCGATCGCCCCCGCCGAAAACCGGATTTCGTCTCAGGCCGCCGGTCCGCTAAAGTAA
- a CDS encoding DnaB-like helicase N-terminal domain-containing protein: MPSMADARPNTPSRYEDGSAPVDVVEPPYNMDAERAVLGACMHDSGVIDTVRHIVGDDAFYRPAHETIWRALLALRREDKPTDPVVLTELLQQQGDLQRVGGLVYVHQLADLHHSVGSTEHHADIIRNKANLRRLLASAVHTVQRAQEPGADPEAIRSEVEAEMRAERERALASGQGRLNRFARDGWSFVKETGADAEPLWGTPDKAVWAPGESLMIVGAPGVGKTTLAHQVIFARLGLSETVLEMPVAPSRRVLYLAMDRPKQIAKAMARRVFDTDEKILRDGLVVWEGPLPATLDKEPDLLADLAAAHQADTIVIDSLKDAVSTMVDDSLAVSFHNARMRALRGGVEILELHHQRKATADAPRGQRPALDQVYGSTWFTAGAGSVLFVTGRAGDPAVTLHHLKTPTGEVGPLDVTHDHRRGTTTVDPSKDPAVLLRNAPNGLSTRELATVLTGSGDPERADVEKARRHLERLVSTGLANKADGIAGGAGGGQQARYYATARHLTAVG, from the coding sequence ATGCCCAGTATGGCCGACGCCCGGCCGAACACGCCATCCCGATACGAGGACGGCTCCGCGCCCGTGGACGTGGTGGAGCCGCCGTACAACATGGACGCCGAGCGCGCGGTGCTCGGCGCCTGCATGCACGACAGCGGCGTCATCGACACGGTCCGGCACATCGTCGGTGACGACGCCTTCTACCGGCCGGCGCACGAGACGATCTGGCGTGCGCTGCTGGCTCTGCGGCGCGAGGACAAGCCGACCGACCCGGTCGTCCTCACCGAGCTGCTCCAGCAACAGGGCGACCTCCAGCGCGTCGGCGGCCTCGTCTACGTGCACCAGCTCGCCGACCTCCACCACAGCGTCGGCAGCACAGAGCACCACGCGGACATCATCCGCAATAAGGCCAACCTCCGCCGACTGCTCGCATCCGCCGTCCACACCGTTCAGCGGGCCCAAGAGCCGGGTGCCGACCCCGAGGCGATACGCAGCGAGGTCGAAGCCGAGATGCGGGCCGAGCGGGAGCGGGCGCTGGCCTCCGGGCAGGGCCGCCTCAACCGCTTCGCCAGGGACGGCTGGTCCTTCGTCAAGGAGACCGGTGCGGACGCCGAGCCGCTGTGGGGTACGCCGGACAAGGCCGTATGGGCGCCGGGCGAGAGCCTGATGATCGTCGGCGCCCCCGGCGTCGGAAAGACGACCCTCGCCCATCAGGTGATCTTCGCCCGCCTCGGCCTGTCCGAGACGGTCCTGGAGATGCCGGTCGCGCCGAGCAGGCGGGTGCTCTACCTCGCCATGGACCGGCCCAAGCAGATCGCCAAGGCCATGGCCCGCCGCGTCTTCGACACCGACGAGAAAATCCTCCGCGACGGGCTCGTCGTCTGGGAAGGCCCGCTGCCGGCCACCCTCGACAAGGAGCCCGACCTCCTCGCCGACCTCGCCGCCGCACACCAGGCCGACACCATCGTGATCGACAGCCTCAAGGACGCCGTCAGCACCATGGTCGACGACAGCCTGGCCGTCTCCTTCCACAACGCCCGCATGCGCGCCCTGCGCGGCGGCGTGGAGATCCTGGAACTGCACCACCAGCGCAAGGCCACCGCCGACGCACCGCGCGGTCAGCGCCCCGCGCTCGACCAGGTCTACGGCTCCACCTGGTTCACCGCCGGCGCGGGCAGCGTCCTGTTCGTCACCGGCCGCGCAGGCGACCCCGCCGTCACCCTGCACCACCTCAAAACCCCCACCGGGGAAGTCGGCCCGCTGGACGTCACCCACGACCACCGGCGCGGCACCACCACCGTCGACCCCAGCAAGGACCCCGCCGTCCTGCTGCGCAACGCCCCCAACGGGCTGAGCACCCGCGAGCTCGCGACCGTCCTGACCGGCTCAGGCGACCCCGAACGCGCCGACGTCGAGAAGGCACGCCGCCACCTCGAACGCCTCGTCAGCACCGGCCTGGCGAACAAGGCCGACGGCATCGCCGGCGGAGCCGGAGGCGGCCAGCAGGCCCGCTACTACGCCACCGCCCGGCACCTCACCGCCGTCGGCTGA